A window of Staphylococcus sp. 17KM0847 contains these coding sequences:
- a CDS encoding transposase, with protein MDEFKRVKHVSTAMSFLFINNETHQIIDILEDRRIHQLKVYFYRFDHRERLTIKIVTADMYETYIQFYINEKISKFINK; from the coding sequence ATAGATGAGTTTAAGCGTGTCAAACATGTTTCTACAGCTATGAGCTTTCTTTTTATCAATAATGAAACCCATCAAATCATAGATATATTAGAAGACAGACGTATTCATCAACTCAAAGTCTATTTTTATCGCTTTGACCATCGGGAACGATTGACTATTAAAATAGTTACTGCTGATATGTATGAAACTTACATTCAATTCTACATTAATGAAAAAATCAGTAAATTCATAAACAAATAA
- a CDS encoding 2'-5' RNA ligase family protein, whose amino-acid sequence MILGLALIPSKSFQDEVNAYRKRYDKQYIKIQPHVTIKSQFEIEDEALSSVKAEIKKRLEGTEPVVVHATKASNFAPTTHVIYFKVEKTDALEDLFKRFDGEDFYGVAEHPFIPHFTIAQGLTSQEFEDIYGQVRLAGVDHEETIDQLTLLHFDEDADKWKVIETYQLGK is encoded by the coding sequence ATGATTCTAGGATTAGCGCTCATTCCATCAAAAAGTTTTCAAGATGAGGTCAATGCTTATCGCAAGCGTTATGATAAGCAATATATTAAAATTCAACCTCATGTCACAATTAAAAGTCAATTCGAAATAGAAGATGAAGCACTTAGCAGTGTAAAAGCAGAAATCAAAAAGCGTTTAGAAGGTACAGAACCAGTTGTTGTACACGCAACGAAAGCATCAAATTTTGCACCGACAACGCATGTCATCTATTTTAAAGTTGAAAAAACAGATGCACTCGAAGATTTGTTTAAACGTTTCGATGGTGAAGATTTTTATGGTGTTGCAGAACATCCATTTATTCCACACTTTACAATTGCACAAGGTTTAACAAGTCAAGAGTTTGAAGATATCTATGGTCAAGTTCGTTTAGCAGGTGTTGATCATGAAGAAACGATTGATCAGTTAACGTTGTTACATTTTGATGAAGACGCAGATAAATGGAAAGTAATCGAAACATATCAATTAGGCAAATAA
- a CDS encoding esterase family protein, whose translation MSNFKVGVVTETQFSSEYLERDITLSIYLPQDYSERARAKVVFCFDGRDFLRFGQLHRVYERLRQQAEVERAIFVGFHYESVAKRRIEFHPQGSQSANTVKAVVQEILPWIDRTFSTYNMAEGRILLGDSLAGSIALMTALVYPRLVSQVGVLSPYYDDVVETLFQRCQFREQLSIWHVIGQEERDFQLPTSGERADFLTPNRTLSARIQETSAHYYYEELDGGHNWKTWRQVLPDLLIYFLGN comes from the coding sequence ATGTCGAATTTTAAAGTCGGTGTTGTTACAGAGACACAGTTTTCAAGTGAGTATTTAGAACGTGATATTACACTTTCTATTTATTTACCTCAAGATTATTCAGAGCGAGCACGTGCAAAAGTAGTATTCTGTTTTGATGGGCGTGATTTTTTACGCTTTGGACAGTTGCATCGTGTATATGAAAGATTGCGTCAACAAGCAGAAGTAGAGCGAGCTATTTTTGTGGGATTTCATTATGAAAGTGTAGCAAAGCGTCGTATAGAGTTTCATCCACAAGGTAGTCAATCTGCAAATACCGTTAAAGCAGTTGTACAAGAAATCTTACCTTGGATAGATCGTACATTTTCAACTTATAATATGGCAGAAGGGCGTATATTACTTGGAGATAGTTTGGCTGGGAGCATCGCTTTGATGACAGCTTTAGTGTATCCACGCCTTGTGAGCCAAGTCGGTGTATTGAGTCCTTATTATGATGATGTTGTAGAAACGTTATTTCAACGTTGTCAATTTCGTGAGCAGTTATCGATTTGGCATGTCATTGGTCAAGAAGAACGTGATTTTCAATTACCAACAAGTGGCGAACGTGCCGACTTTTTAACACCTAATCGTACATTGTCTGCACGAATTCAAGAAACATCAGCTCATTATTATTATGAGGAATTAGACGGTGGACACAACTGGAAAACATGGCGTCAAGTGTTACCTGATTTGTTAATATATTTTTTAGGTAACTAA
- a CDS encoding TerC family protein, giving the protein MDPSLLLSYGWVVIVLVFLEGLLAADNAIVMAVMVRHLPPKQRKKALFYGLLGAFIFRFIALFLISILANFWWIQAAGAAYLLFMSAKNLYHFFENKDKQQETPKDIDDEDMDYHKEVSPKTFWSTVAKVEFADIAFAIDSMLAALAIAVTLPKIGVHFGGMDAGQFAVMLTGGLIGVVLMRFAATFFVEFLNKYPGLEGAAFAIVGWVGIKLVILVLAHDDIGIIPHDFPHSATWQIIFWVVMIGLVVIGWFTSVVKNKKASH; this is encoded by the coding sequence ATGGATCCAAGTTTATTGTTATCTTATGGTTGGGTTGTTATTGTACTTGTTTTTTTAGAAGGCTTACTAGCTGCAGATAATGCGATCGTTATGGCTGTAATGGTACGTCATTTACCACCAAAACAACGTAAAAAAGCATTGTTTTATGGTTTACTAGGTGCTTTCATTTTTCGCTTTATAGCGCTATTTTTGATTAGTATCTTAGCGAACTTCTGGTGGATTCAAGCTGCTGGTGCGGCATATTTATTATTTATGTCTGCCAAAAATCTCTATCATTTCTTCGAGAATAAAGATAAACAGCAAGAAACACCAAAAGATATAGACGATGAGGATATGGACTATCATAAAGAAGTAAGTCCTAAAACATTTTGGAGTACAGTAGCAAAAGTTGAATTTGCAGATATTGCTTTTGCGATTGATTCAATGCTGGCAGCGTTAGCAATTGCAGTGACATTACCTAAAATTGGTGTACATTTTGGGGGTATGGATGCAGGTCAGTTTGCTGTTATGCTTACAGGTGGTTTAATTGGTGTCGTATTGATGCGTTTTGCAGCAACATTCTTTGTAGAGTTTTTAAATAAATATCCCGGTTTAGAAGGCGCTGCTTTTGCAATTGTAGGATGGGTTGGTATCAAACTTGTTATTCTTGTATTAGCACATGATGATATTGGTATAATCCCTCATGACTTCCCACATTCAGCAACATGGCAAATTATTTTCTGGGTAGTTATGATTGGACTCGTAGTGATTGGATGGTTTACATCTGTTGTAAAAAATAAAAAAGCAAGCCATTAG
- a CDS encoding transposase family protein: MVDVQDDVEVRGQLSTVIYGTLSYTPRCCEKCGHKNGGHIHKHGKRISRLTLLKSQESYVYFNLAKQRYKCQYCQSTFTASTNIVEENCFITNRVKLAIQDKLTQVHSEVDIAKDCCVSPSNVK; encoded by the coding sequence GTGGTAGATGTTCAAGATGATGTTGAAGTACGAGGGCAGCTCTCTACAGTCATTTATGGTACGCTTTCATATACACCTCGGTGTTGTGAAAAATGTGGACATAAGAATGGGGGACACATTCATAAACATGGTAAGCGTATATCTCGTTTAACGTTGTTAAAGTCTCAAGAATCCTATGTTTACTTTAATCTAGCGAAACAACGGTATAAGTGTCAGTACTGTCAAAGCACCTTTACAGCTTCTACAAATATTGTGGAAGAGAACTGTTTTATTACGAATCGTGTGAAGCTGGCCATTCAGGACAAGCTGACACAAGTGCATTCTGAAGTTGATATTGCGAAGGATTGTTGTGTGTCTCCGAGTAATGTGAAATGA
- the ltaA gene encoding lipoteichoic acid biosynthesis MFS flippase LtaA gives MQNYSSNKYMKNFYLLIVVLFLMELARGMYVLSYLPLLPTATSIAVGITSAAISIHFIADAVSNFFIGFILKRWGPKIVLTLGFILALISLSLVIILPTSPIILITSALMLGIAVCPIWVVTLANVNESSRGKQMGFVYFAWLTGLLVGMISMNLIFKNDPIEFNFLMPLFVALAFIFYFFVKVRLTDYQTKNVRQQLRQIVSVSKRHLVLFPGILLQGIAISALIPVLPQYAVNIVGVTTVEYTGAIIIGGLGCTISMLGLSKIIDHYAHRFMYSMIVIGFLCYGCAIVSFTFVTQIVIVWIIAFFIGLLYGLLLPAWNTFMAGFIHPSEQEETWGVFNSIQGLGAMIGPILGGPLAQTLGSPIVTFYFAALLIFFLSGFYGIYFLKQLQHKKRT, from the coding sequence ATGCAAAACTACTCGTCAAATAAATATATGAAAAACTTTTATTTATTAATTGTTGTTCTGTTTCTTATGGAACTTGCAAGAGGCATGTATGTTTTAAGTTATTTACCATTATTACCAACAGCTACTTCAATTGCTGTTGGTATTACTTCAGCTGCTATTTCTATCCATTTTATTGCTGATGCTGTTTCTAATTTTTTTATAGGCTTCATCCTCAAACGTTGGGGTCCTAAAATTGTCTTAACACTCGGCTTTATACTTGCTTTGATCAGCCTATCCTTAGTTATTATTTTACCGACTTCACCAATAATATTGATTACGAGTGCGCTCATGCTTGGTATTGCTGTTTGCCCTATATGGGTAGTTACTTTAGCAAATGTCAATGAAAGTTCTCGTGGTAAGCAAATGGGCTTTGTCTACTTTGCTTGGCTGACAGGGCTACTTGTAGGCATGATCAGTATGAACCTTATTTTTAAAAATGATCCAATAGAATTCAACTTTCTAATGCCATTATTTGTTGCACTTGCCTTTATTTTCTACTTCTTTGTTAAAGTGCGACTCACAGACTATCAAACTAAAAATGTACGTCAACAATTACGACAAATTGTAAGTGTCTCTAAACGTCATCTTGTTCTATTTCCTGGCATTTTACTCCAAGGCATTGCAATCAGTGCATTAATCCCAGTTCTCCCCCAATATGCTGTTAATATTGTTGGGGTAACTACTGTTGAATATACTGGCGCAATTATTATTGGTGGCTTAGGGTGTACGATTTCTATGCTCGGTTTATCTAAAATTATAGATCATTATGCGCATCGCTTTATGTACAGTATGATTGTGATCGGTTTTCTTTGTTACGGTTGTGCTATTGTATCATTTACTTTCGTTACACAAATTGTTATCGTTTGGATTATCGCCTTTTTTATAGGGTTACTCTATGGCCTGCTGCTACCTGCTTGGAATACGTTTATGGCAGGATTTATCCATCCATCTGAACAAGAGGAAACTTGGGGCGTTTTTAATAGTATTCAAGGTTTGGGCGCAATGATTGGACCAATATTAGGTGGCCCACTTGCGCAAACTTTAGGCAGTCCTATCGTTACTTTTTATTTTGCAGCGCTACTCATTTTCTTTTTATCTGGTTTTTATGGCATTTATTTTCTTAAACAATTACAACATAAAAAAAGAACCTGA
- a CDS encoding peptide chain release factor 3: MSIKEEVTARKTFAIISHPDAGKTTLTEKLLYFSGAIREAGTVKGKKTGKFATSDWMKVEQERGISVTSSVMQFDYDDYKINILDTPGHEDFSEDTYRTLMAVDSAVMVIDCAKGIEPQTLKLFKVCKMRGIPIFTFINKLDRVGKEPFELLDEIESTLGIETYPMNWPVGMGQSFFGIIDRHDRTIEPFRDEDNMLHIDENYELKETHTIVNDSAFEQAIEELMLVDEAGEAFDQEALMRGDLTPVFFGSALANFGVQNFLNAYVDHAPMPHSRQTEEDVEVSPFDEQFSGFIFKIQANMDPRHRDRIAFMRVVSGAFERGMDVKLQRTGKKSKITRSTSFMADDKETVNHAVAGDIIGLYDTGHFQIGDTLVGGNQKFHFKALPQFTPEIFMKVSAKNVMKQKHFHKGIEQLVQEGAIQYYQSPHTNQIILGAVGQLQFEVFEHRMNNEYNVEVVMEPVGKKIARWIENEEDVQDKMNSSRSILVNDRYGNKVFLFENDFATRWFEEKFPEIKLYSLL; the protein is encoded by the coding sequence ATGAGTATAAAAGAAGAGGTAACAGCACGTAAAACTTTTGCCATTATTTCACACCCAGATGCTGGGAAAACAACGTTAACAGAGAAACTGTTATATTTTAGTGGTGCCATTCGTGAAGCAGGTACTGTTAAAGGGAAAAAAACAGGGAAGTTTGCGACAAGTGACTGGATGAAAGTAGAACAGGAACGTGGGATTTCTGTGACAAGTTCTGTCATGCAGTTTGATTATGATGATTATAAAATTAACATTTTAGATACACCGGGGCACGAAGACTTTTCAGAAGATACCTATCGAACATTAATGGCGGTTGATAGTGCTGTCATGGTTATCGATTGTGCCAAAGGGATTGAACCTCAAACATTAAAATTATTTAAAGTATGTAAAATGCGTGGGATTCCGATTTTTACTTTTATTAATAAGTTAGATCGTGTTGGTAAGGAACCTTTTGAACTACTCGATGAGATTGAATCAACACTAGGTATTGAAACCTATCCAATGAATTGGCCAGTCGGTATGGGACAAAGCTTTTTTGGTATTATTGATCGTCATGACCGTACGATTGAGCCGTTTCGCGATGAAGATAATATGCTCCATATTGATGAGAACTATGAATTAAAAGAGACACATACTATTGTAAATGATAGTGCATTTGAACAAGCAATTGAAGAGTTAATGCTCGTTGATGAAGCAGGGGAAGCATTCGATCAAGAGGCATTAATGCGTGGAGATTTGACACCTGTTTTCTTTGGTTCTGCGCTTGCAAATTTTGGTGTTCAAAACTTTTTGAATGCGTATGTAGATCATGCACCGATGCCACATTCACGTCAAACAGAAGAAGATGTTGAGGTAAGTCCTTTTGATGAACAATTTTCTGGTTTTATCTTTAAAATTCAAGCTAATATGGATCCAAGACATCGTGACCGCATTGCTTTTATGCGTGTCGTTAGTGGTGCTTTTGAACGCGGTATGGATGTTAAACTCCAGAGAACAGGAAAAAAATCAAAAATCACACGTTCAACTAGCTTTATGGCAGATGATAAAGAAACAGTCAATCATGCAGTTGCAGGTGATATTATTGGATTGTATGATACAGGTCATTTCCAAATTGGAGATACACTTGTTGGTGGCAATCAGAAGTTTCACTTTAAAGCATTGCCACAGTTTACCCCAGAGATTTTTATGAAGGTATCTGCTAAAAATGTCATGAAACAAAAGCACTTTCATAAGGGGATAGAACAACTTGTTCAAGAAGGTGCTATACAGTATTATCAATCACCACATACGAATCAAATTATTCTTGGGGCAGTAGGTCAGTTGCAGTTTGAGGTGTTTGAACATCGTATGAATAATGAGTACAATGTGGAAGTTGTAATGGAGCCAGTCGGTAAAAAAATTGCACGTTGGATTGAAAACGAAGAAGACGTTCAAGACAAAATGAATTCAAGCCGTTCGATATTAGTAAACGATCGTTATGGGAATAAAGTCTTCCTCTTTGAAAATGACTTTGCAACACGTTGGTTCGAAGAGAAGTTTCCAGAAATTAAGCTGTACAGTTTGTTATAA
- a CDS encoding diglucosyl diacylglycerol synthase, which produces MSTQKKKVLILTGSFGNGHLQVTNSIIERLNNMQLDNVTIIEHDLFLEAHPILTTLCKKWYINSFKYFRRTYKAFYYSRPEQLDKCFYKYYGLNKLLNLLLKEKPDLILLTFPTPVMSVLTQQFNMNIPIATVMTDYRMHKNWITPNSTRYYVATDDLKSELENISIPSHRIKVTGIPISEQFETQVNRTQWLEQHHLNPDAPTLLMSAGAFGVSKGFDQMIQSLITRNPQVQVVMICGRNKELKRQLSMTFQNVSNVCILGYTQHMNEWMAASELMITKPGGITISEGLTRKIPMIFLNPAPGQELENAYYFENKGFGKIAHTPLEAIEIVTDLTQNPQKRHTMVQQMMSAHIPNATQKLCDDLIELLYDTAQYENIYGKVPLYAKLLVK; this is translated from the coding sequence ATGAGTACTCAAAAGAAAAAAGTATTGATACTGACTGGTTCCTTTGGTAACGGACATCTACAAGTTACTAACAGTATCATAGAACGTCTAAACAATATGCAACTTGATAATGTGACAATCATTGAGCACGATTTGTTTTTAGAAGCACATCCTATTTTAACAACGCTCTGCAAAAAATGGTATATCAATAGTTTTAAGTATTTTCGCCGTACATACAAAGCCTTTTATTACAGTCGTCCTGAACAGCTGGATAAATGTTTTTATAAATATTATGGTCTGAATAAACTACTTAATTTATTACTCAAAGAAAAGCCAGATTTAATTTTATTAACTTTTCCAACACCTGTTATGTCTGTATTGACACAACAATTTAATATGAACATTCCTATTGCAACGGTTATGACCGATTATCGTATGCACAAAAATTGGATTACACCTAACTCAACACGTTATTATGTAGCGACCGATGACCTTAAATCTGAACTGGAAAACATCAGTATCCCAAGCCATCGTATAAAGGTAACTGGTATCCCAATATCGGAACAATTTGAAACACAAGTTAATCGTACACAATGGTTAGAACAACACCACCTTAATCCTGATGCACCAACACTTTTGATGTCTGCAGGTGCTTTCGGTGTTTCAAAGGGATTTGATCAAATGATTCAATCTTTAATCACACGTAATCCTCAAGTACAAGTTGTCATGATTTGTGGACGAAACAAAGAGTTAAAACGTCAACTTTCTATGACCTTCCAAAATGTATCCAACGTCTGCATACTCGGTTATACACAACATATGAATGAATGGATGGCTGCAAGTGAACTCATGATTACTAAGCCGGGCGGTATTACCATCTCAGAAGGTCTAACACGCAAAATACCAATGATCTTTTTAAATCCTGCACCCGGTCAAGAACTCGAAAATGCTTATTATTTTGAAAACAAAGGTTTCGGAAAAATTGCGCACACACCGCTAGAGGCCATTGAAATTGTAACGGATTTAACACAAAATCCTCAGAAACGTCATACTATGGTACAACAAATGATGTCAGCGCACATTCCTAATGCAACGCAAAAACTTTGTGATGACTTGATTGAATTATTATATGATACAGCACAATATGAGAATATTTATGGAAAGGTTCCTTTATATGCAAAACTACTCGTCAAATAA
- a CDS encoding YueH family protein, producing the protein MKIRESHSEQYSAKVFIYDNKKEDFFVVAVPDLYWSIQINDDLYGDALTDHLAIHLFNVLDEEEAQILALRITQWVQET; encoded by the coding sequence ATGAAAATTAGAGAGAGTCATAGCGAACAATATTCAGCAAAAGTATTTATATATGACAATAAGAAAGAAGATTTTTTTGTTGTTGCAGTGCCAGATTTGTATTGGTCTATTCAAATCAATGATGATTTATATGGTGATGCATTAACAGACCATTTAGCGATACATCTTTTCAATGTATTAGATGAGGAAGAGGCGCAGATACTTGCTTTACGCATTACGCAATGGGTACAAGAAACATAA
- a CDS encoding sodium:alanine symporter family protein has translation MVETIVGWLNTIVWSKPLVFGLLLTGIAFSLMTRFLQLRHFKEMIRLMFQGEKSPTGISSFQAIALSLAGRVGTGNIVGVSTAIFIGGPGAVFWMWVTAFLGAGTAFIESALGQIFKREEDGEYRGGPAYFIEQGIGGKFGKGYGILFAVVTILSVGLLLPGVQSNAIASSMHNAFGLPSWVIALVLVIILALIIFGGVKWIATVATAVVPVMAILYILMAVVIIFLNIQQVPALFALIFKSAFGMEAAFGGIIGAMIEIGVKRGLYSNEAGQGTGPHAAAAAEVSHPAKQGLVQAFSVYVDTLFVCTATALIILISGTYNTTDGGTASDGSPRLIHDAGVYVQNADGTKDYSGTAMYAQAGIDKALQGSNYHFDPMFSGFGSYFIAIALFFFAFTTILAYYYIAETNVSFITNRLSQGHNHFWRNVIRVVLIAATAYGAVKTADVAWAMGDLGVGMMAWLNIIAIWILCKPALKALKDFEKHKKQHGTGKTAIYRPNPEELPNATFWLEDYPKRLREEGYDIFDKK, from the coding sequence ATGGTCGAAACAATCGTGGGATGGTTGAATACAATTGTCTGGAGTAAGCCGCTTGTATTCGGATTGTTACTGACAGGTATTGCATTTAGTCTGATGACACGCTTTTTACAATTGAGGCATTTTAAAGAGATGATTCGTTTAATGTTTCAAGGTGAAAAGTCACCAACCGGTATTTCAAGCTTTCAAGCGATTGCGCTGTCACTTGCAGGACGTGTCGGTACAGGTAATATTGTAGGGGTTTCAACGGCGATTTTTATCGGAGGACCCGGTGCAGTATTTTGGATGTGGGTGACCGCATTTTTAGGTGCAGGTACAGCATTTATTGAGTCTGCACTTGGACAAATTTTCAAGAGAGAAGAAGATGGTGAATATCGAGGAGGACCGGCATACTTTATCGAGCAAGGTATTGGGGGTAAGTTCGGTAAAGGATACGGTATCTTGTTTGCTGTGGTAACAATTCTATCAGTAGGTTTATTGTTACCGGGTGTACAATCTAATGCAATTGCAAGTTCTATGCATAATGCATTCGGACTACCGTCTTGGGTCATTGCATTAGTACTGGTTATCATTTTAGCACTTATTATTTTTGGTGGCGTAAAATGGATTGCAACAGTTGCAACAGCTGTCGTACCTGTAATGGCTATCTTATACATATTAATGGCAGTCGTTATTATCTTTTTAAATATTCAACAAGTTCCAGCGTTATTTGCACTTATCTTTAAATCAGCATTCGGCATGGAAGCAGCCTTTGGTGGGATTATTGGTGCAATGATTGAGATTGGTGTGAAAAGAGGTTTATATTCTAATGAAGCAGGTCAAGGAACAGGACCTCATGCAGCAGCAGCAGCAGAGGTATCACATCCTGCAAAGCAAGGGCTAGTACAAGCATTCTCTGTTTATGTAGATACACTATTTGTTTGTACAGCAACAGCGCTAATTATTTTAATTTCAGGGACGTATAATACGACAGATGGGGGTACAGCGTCAGATGGGAGTCCTCGTTTGATCCATGATGCAGGTGTTTACGTCCAAAATGCTGATGGTACTAAAGACTACTCTGGTACGGCAATGTATGCACAAGCAGGGATTGATAAAGCTTTGCAAGGATCGAATTACCACTTTGATCCGATGTTCTCAGGGTTTGGTTCATATTTCATTGCAATAGCGTTATTCTTCTTTGCTTTTACAACAATTTTAGCATATTACTATATTGCAGAAACCAATGTCAGCTTTATTACGAATCGTTTATCACAGGGACATAATCACTTTTGGCGTAATGTTATTCGCGTTGTACTCATTGCAGCAACTGCCTATGGTGCAGTAAAAACAGCAGATGTGGCTTGGGCGATGGGGGATCTCGGTGTAGGTATGATGGCTTGGTTAAATATTATTGCCATTTGGATTCTATGTAAGCCAGCGCTAAAGGCACTTAAAGATTTTGAAAAGCACAAAAAGCAACATGGTACAGGTAAAACAGCGATTTATCGACCTAATCCAGAAGAATTACCTAATGCAACATTTTGGTTAGAAGATTATCCAAAGCGTTTACGTGAAGAAGGTTATGACATATTTGATAAAAAATAA
- a CDS encoding UDP-N-acetylmuramoyl-L-alanyl-D-glutamate--L-lysine ligase, with translation MNAQELFKHILIKNVLGTLDRDIDDITTDSRTARRGSIFVASKGYTVDSHRFVQDVVEQGCELVVVNHKMTLNGDVTQVIVPDTLRVASHIAHRLYHFPSQQLTTIGVTGTNGKTSIATMMHHIFRKLNRGSAYLGTNGFQINEHITKGENTTPETVTLTKKMHEAVEAGAEAMTLEVSSHGLSLGRLSGVTFDIAIFSNLTQDHLDFHGTMEAYGHAKSLLFSQLGQDTSKIKYAVVNHDDPFSDYLKTVTPYEVITYGINKEAQFTARNIEATLQGVTFDFATPFGVYPVQSPYVGEFNIANLMAAMLGVWVTGASLESITQVVSTLEPVEGRLEVLDPSLPIDLIIDYAHTADGMTKLIDAVQPFVKQKLIFLIGMAGERDLTKTPEMGRVASRADYVILTPDNPANDDPKMLTAELAKGMTHNNYVEFTDRAAGIRHAIDVAEPGDTVILASKGREPFQIMPGHVKVPHRDDLIGLEAAYQKFGGRPNEN, from the coding sequence GTGAATGCTCAGGAACTTTTTAAACATATATTAATAAAAAATGTGTTAGGAACACTCGATCGCGATATAGATGATATTACGACAGATTCTCGTACAGCACGACGAGGCAGTATATTTGTTGCATCAAAAGGATACACAGTTGACAGTCATCGATTTGTTCAAGATGTGGTAGAACAAGGTTGTGAATTGGTCGTTGTCAATCACAAGATGACGTTAAATGGTGATGTCACACAAGTTATCGTACCCGATACATTACGTGTAGCGAGCCACATTGCACATCGTTTATATCATTTTCCAAGCCAACAACTAACAACAATTGGCGTAACAGGAACAAATGGCAAAACATCTATTGCAACAATGATGCATCATATATTCCGTAAGTTAAATAGAGGTAGTGCATATTTAGGGACAAATGGCTTTCAAATTAACGAGCATATTACAAAAGGTGAAAATACAACCCCTGAAACAGTTACACTGACTAAAAAAATGCATGAAGCTGTTGAAGCAGGTGCTGAGGCTATGACTTTGGAAGTATCATCGCATGGATTGAGTTTAGGACGTTTAAGTGGTGTGACGTTTGACATTGCCATTTTTTCTAATTTAACTCAAGACCATTTAGACTTCCACGGTACGATGGAAGCTTATGGACATGCAAAGTCGTTATTGTTTAGCCAACTGGGTCAAGATACTTCTAAAATAAAGTATGCCGTTGTCAATCATGATGATCCATTTTCTGATTATTTAAAGACGGTAACACCTTATGAAGTGATTACATATGGTATCAATAAAGAAGCACAGTTTACAGCTAGGAATATTGAAGCGACATTACAAGGTGTGACATTTGATTTTGCTACACCATTTGGCGTATACCCTGTACAATCTCCGTATGTTGGGGAGTTTAATATTGCAAACTTGATGGCAGCTATGCTTGGAGTATGGGTGACAGGTGCCTCTTTAGAATCAATTACACAAGTGGTATCAACTTTAGAACCGGTTGAAGGGCGATTAGAAGTGCTAGACCCCTCATTACCGATTGATTTAATTATTGATTATGCGCATACGGCTGATGGGATGACCAAGTTAATTGATGCAGTCCAACCTTTTGTTAAGCAAAAGCTTATCTTTTTAATTGGTATGGCAGGTGAACGAGATTTAACAAAAACACCAGAGATGGGGCGAGTTGCTTCTCGTGCAGATTATGTGATTCTTACACCAGACAATCCTGCTAATGATGATCCTAAGATGTTAACAGCAGAGCTTGCAAAAGGGATGACACATAATAATTATGTTGAATTTACTGATCGTGCAGCAGGGATTCGTCATGCAATTGATGTAGCAGAGCCAGGAGATACTGTTATTCTTGCTTCAAAAGGACGAGAGCCTTTCCAAATTATGCCAGGACATGTCAAAGTACCACACCGTGATGATTTGATTGGTTTAGAAGCAGCATATCAAAAGTTTGGAGGGCGTCCCAATGAAAATTAG